A window of the Calditrichia bacterium genome harbors these coding sequences:
- a CDS encoding phage holin family protein — protein MNFIFKVAILSGIIFLVAQFLPGIRLKNYTTALIVAVVYALLNALFFWVLFIISLPAVLITFGLFVFVINAGLLWVTDKLIEDFEIKNIPTLFLAALYITIGSQIAQWLF, from the coding sequence ATGAATTTTATTTTTAAAGTAGCGATTTTAAGCGGTATCATCTTTTTGGTAGCTCAGTTTCTTCCCGGTATTCGTTTGAAAAATTACACAACGGCGTTAATTGTTGCCGTCGTTTATGCGCTTTTAAATGCGTTATTTTTCTGGGTTTTGTTTATCATTTCATTACCTGCCGTGCTCATTACATTCGGTTTGTTTGTGTTTGTTATCAACGCGGGATTACTGTGGGTAACGGATAAGTTGATCGAAGATTTTGAAATAAAGAACATACCAACGCTCTTTTTAGCCGCTTTATATATCACCATCGGTTCACAAATTGCACAATGGCTGTTCTAA
- a CDS encoding cytochrome c maturation protein CcmE, translating to MKAKYIVGVGIILLFLGFAGMNLQKSMTPYVSVAEARDKGTAVQIKGSRVSGSDMFDIEHKTFNFKILDEAGSEVQVIYNGVKPSNFDEAMEIVAKGRFNGDVFHASEILVKCPSKYEAETFEGGARS from the coding sequence ATGAAGGCTAAATATATTGTCGGTGTTGGAATCATACTATTGTTTTTGGGTTTTGCCGGAATGAACCTGCAAAAATCCATGACACCATATGTTTCCGTTGCTGAAGCGCGGGACAAAGGCACCGCGGTGCAAATTAAAGGCTCGCGGGTCAGCGGATCGGACATGTTTGACATTGAACATAAAACCTTCAATTTTAAGATACTGGACGAAGCCGGTTCGGAAGTTCAGGTTATTTACAACGGTGTCAAACCGTCAAATTTTGACGAAGCAATGGAAATTGTCGCTAAAGGTCGATTTAATGGCGATGTTTTTCATGCCAGCGAAATTCTTGTAAAATGCCCCTCCAAGTATGAAGCTGAAACCTTTGAGGGAGGAGCCAGATCATGA
- the ccsA gene encoding cytochrome c biogenesis protein CcsA — protein sequence MITGVILIALSFVAAITATTAYYLYYRDGNDSMFDFANRSFWVTGFGVLISLAYLIFLILNHNFEVNYVYSYSSRILNKFYLFSTLWAGQQGTFLLWLTYGFIYGIILMRKNARKNPLLMVYLSLVQVFLLLILLKKSPFTMVWHQYAEVPVGFIPQDGAGLNPLLQNPWMVIHPPTLFVGYSSTVVPFLFAMSALIRRDHHSWIKDARPWVIFNTMILGVGIIMGGYWAYVTLGWGGYWGWDPVENASLVPWIFSIILLHGMLIQQKRKSLVRTNYLWAGLSFLTMLWGSYLTRSGVLTDFSVHSFAPSGLSAYLVLFQAVFTGLFLFFWVRFMIDYNRSGSTPVEFGKGMFNRETFIFFGMMALIFVAFFVLLGTSAPLFTQWFGDPISLSPDFYNTMIIPVSVFMFLMIAIAPLLAWKTSELRNKPTIIGAAVASLILTGAAATLGLGTMTSIGEHTPYYAIEGTVTPAFFEQLRDVLFSGALKYSPYLMFFLACMVIIINAKVAGLFIKRNLSKAGGYITHIGWGFMLIGTITSSVYDTSEKVMLPKGEFTEAAGGYQIQFISFIDMPDGRDRVKLRVRTTHGKEYDAYPQFYYSEYTKGYMVAPDVRAQFARDVYISPISYTPARLTSQQEVTLTKGQSTTLLGKKITFNSFKTEMGAAAKVTAMVTVEAEVDGKTTTYDVMPILIANGGKMSHEPIPIADTGYRIELTGVNAGSGQAKLMVYAPAKPGDVPRDMLAIELSEKPFISILWLGSIIFALGAFFALTGGYQKRFMAKKREEIEEVA from the coding sequence ATGATTACTGGCGTAATTTTAATTGCACTATCATTTGTTGCAGCTATTACAGCAACAACTGCCTATTATCTGTATTACAGAGATGGCAACGATAGCATGTTTGATTTTGCTAATCGGAGTTTTTGGGTTACCGGTTTCGGTGTTCTGATTTCATTGGCATATCTCATTTTTCTGATCCTCAATCACAATTTCGAAGTTAACTACGTTTATAGTTATTCTTCACGGATACTCAACAAATTCTACCTGTTTTCCACACTTTGGGCCGGTCAGCAGGGCACTTTTTTGTTGTGGTTAACTTATGGATTTATTTACGGCATTATTTTGATGCGAAAAAATGCCCGCAAAAATCCATTGCTCATGGTTTACCTCAGCCTTGTCCAGGTTTTCCTATTGTTGATTTTGCTCAAAAAGAGCCCGTTTACAATGGTTTGGCATCAATACGCAGAAGTTCCGGTGGGATTTATACCTCAAGATGGCGCAGGGCTAAACCCATTGTTGCAAAACCCGTGGATGGTTATTCACCCGCCAACCCTTTTTGTCGGATATAGCTCAACCGTTGTGCCATTCCTGTTTGCAATGTCTGCACTGATTCGCCGTGATCATCATTCGTGGATAAAAGATGCCCGCCCGTGGGTAATTTTCAACACCATGATTCTTGGCGTTGGTATCATCATGGGTGGATACTGGGCTTATGTAACGTTAGGCTGGGGCGGATACTGGGGATGGGATCCTGTTGAGAACGCATCTTTGGTTCCGTGGATTTTCAGCATCATTTTATTACACGGTATGTTGATTCAGCAAAAACGAAAATCATTGGTTCGAACAAATTATTTGTGGGCAGGACTGTCGTTTTTAACAATGCTGTGGGGATCGTATCTCACACGGTCGGGTGTCTTAACAGATTTTTCGGTGCATTCGTTTGCACCATCCGGGCTTAGTGCTTATCTGGTATTGTTCCAGGCTGTATTTACCGGATTATTTCTGTTCTTCTGGGTTCGGTTCATGATTGATTACAATCGTTCCGGATCTACGCCTGTCGAATTTGGCAAAGGAATGTTCAACCGCGAAACCTTCATTTTCTTTGGAATGATGGCGCTTATTTTTGTCGCATTTTTTGTATTGCTGGGCACTTCTGCGCCGCTTTTCACCCAATGGTTTGGCGACCCGATCAGTCTTTCACCGGATTTCTACAACACAATGATCATTCCTGTGTCTGTATTTATGTTTTTGATGATTGCGATTGCACCACTTCTCGCATGGAAAACATCTGAACTGCGCAATAAACCAACCATCATCGGCGCAGCGGTCGCGTCGCTGATTTTGACAGGCGCAGCAGCAACACTCGGCTTGGGAACCATGACCTCCATCGGTGAACATACGCCTTATTATGCGATTGAAGGCACCGTAACGCCGGCTTTTTTTGAACAACTCCGCGATGTATTATTCAGCGGTGCGTTAAAATATTCGCCATATTTGATGTTCTTTCTGGCATGCATGGTTATCATTATTAACGCAAAAGTTGCCGGGCTATTCATCAAACGCAACCTTAGCAAAGCCGGTGGATATATCACCCACATCGGTTGGGGTTTTATGCTGATCGGAACAATCACCTCATCCGTATATGACACCAGCGAAAAAGTAATGTTGCCCAAAGGTGAATTCACCGAAGCTGCCGGTGGATATCAAATCCAGTTTATCAGCTTTATCGATATGCCGGATGGGCGTGACCGGGTAAAACTCCGGGTTCGCACAACTCATGGCAAAGAATATGACGCATACCCGCAATTCTATTATAGCGAATATACCAAAGGCTATATGGTTGCGCCGGATGTTCGCGCCCAATTTGCCCGTGATGTTTATATTTCACCGATTTCATACACGCCGGCACGGTTGACCAGTCAGCAAGAGGTTACCCTCACCAAAGGTCAATCGACCACGTTGCTCGGCAAAAAAATCACTTTCAACAGCTTCAAAACGGAAATGGGTGCCGCCGCAAAAGTTACCGCAATGGTTACAGTTGAAGCGGAAGTTGATGGTAAAACAACCACTTATGATGTGATGCCGATTTTGATCGCCAACGGCGGCAAAATGTCGCATGAGCCCATACCAATTGCAGATACAGGATACCGTATCGAACTTACTGGCGTAAATGCCGGTTCCGGGCAGGCGAAATTAATGGTTTACGCACCCGCAAAACCGGGAGATGTACCTCGCGATATGCTGGCAATCGAACTCAGCGAAAAACCATTTATCAGCATTTTGTGGCTTGGCAGCATTATTTTTGCACTCGGAGCTTTTTTTGCACTGACAGGCGGTTATCAAAAACGCTTTATGGCAAAAAAGCGCGAGGAAATTGAAGAAGTAGCCTAA
- a CDS encoding DUF4249 family protein: protein MKTYRKFILFSILATVLGLTFSCDVENTDQFEPEYVVESYMYALEPLPEIRLSQTVGFGKPYNFEDQAISNANVSVTLAGINSPDVEFRYLESAERGVYVPENNAHLVQPLRSYSLNITFPDDDAILRSTTLVPDTFQILTSTADSVVFGSSAQLEIDLSSSFYPGRQNIYVFSTESFEPTIENFTPFFGEFFDEEEDDIEDFRINESPPFNEENYDRNPDGSLTIKLPWIAVTFFGQNQISANAVDDNIYNFITSVTLQTGGSTLSPGEIPNILDPIEGGVGIFGSYARVTKMLYVKRQ, encoded by the coding sequence ATGAAAACATATCGTAAGTTCATTTTATTCAGTATATTAGCAACTGTTCTCGGGCTCACGTTTTCCTGCGATGTAGAAAACACCGATCAGTTTGAACCGGAATACGTTGTTGAATCGTACATGTATGCACTGGAGCCGTTACCGGAAATCCGGCTGTCCCAAACCGTCGGTTTTGGTAAACCTTACAATTTTGAAGATCAGGCCATCAGCAATGCCAATGTTTCTGTTACATTAGCCGGAATCAACAGCCCGGATGTCGAATTTCGCTATCTGGAAAGCGCCGAACGCGGTGTTTATGTTCCGGAAAACAACGCACATCTCGTGCAACCGCTGCGCAGCTATTCTTTAAATATTACCTTTCCCGATGACGATGCAATCCTCCGGTCCACAACGTTGGTGCCGGACACATTTCAGATTTTGACATCAACTGCCGATTCTGTGGTGTTCGGTTCTTCGGCTCAATTGGAAATTGATCTGTCGTCCAGTTTTTATCCCGGCCGTCAAAATATTTATGTTTTTTCGACAGAATCGTTTGAACCGACGATTGAAAATTTCACACCGTTTTTCGGCGAATTTTTTGATGAGGAAGAGGATGATATCGAAGATTTTAGAATCAATGAGTCGCCACCGTTTAACGAAGAAAATTACGACCGGAATCCGGATGGTTCCCTAACCATCAAATTACCGTGGATTGCTGTCACTTTTTTTGGACAAAATCAGATTTCCGCAAATGCGGTGGATGATAATATTTATAATTTTATAACTTCGGTAACATTGCAAACCGGTGGTTCAACGCTTTCGCCCGGCGAAATACCAAATATCCTCGATCCGATTGAAGGGGGAGTGGGCATTTTTGGCAGCTATGCCAGGGTGACAAAAATGCTATATGTTAAACGGCAATAG
- a CDS encoding heme exporter protein CcmB, producing MKPENSGFTASSKLTDSQTLSLSRPMNRRKLFLQRSVWMLLKQGGMVFEKDLRLEFRTRYALNAIAMFAVITLTAVSFSIGPTKLSPEVLAPLFWIILFFAAMAGLSHVFVREEEQQTADTLRLVLPPNAVLIGKWLFNVVLLFGLELIIVPLYMLMMSAVPKSGTVFFTILILGSLALSSVATIIAAIIALASSRGALFAVVAFPIALPVLIPAINGTKLAYEGGLFADSYSDVQVLFSFTIVIITASVLLFEFIWNK from the coding sequence ATGAAACCGGAAAACAGTGGGTTTACAGCATCATCGAAACTTACAGACAGTCAAACATTGTCATTATCGCGACCAATGAACCGGAGGAAGTTGTTCTTGCAACGCAGCGTGTGGATGTTACTTAAACAAGGTGGAATGGTTTTCGAAAAAGATTTGCGTTTGGAATTTCGCACGCGGTATGCATTAAATGCAATTGCCATGTTTGCGGTAATTACTTTAACGGCAGTAAGTTTTTCGATCGGTCCGACAAAATTGAGCCCGGAAGTACTGGCACCGCTTTTCTGGATAATCCTGTTTTTTGCCGCAATGGCCGGGCTATCGCATGTTTTTGTTCGCGAAGAAGAGCAGCAAACCGCTGATACACTGCGCCTCGTTTTACCGCCAAATGCGGTTTTGATCGGAAAATGGTTGTTTAATGTGGTATTATTATTCGGTTTGGAGCTCATTATAGTGCCACTTTATATGCTTATGATGAGCGCTGTGCCAAAAAGTGGCACCGTTTTCTTTACCATTTTAATACTCGGAAGTTTGGCTTTATCCTCTGTAGCTACCATTATTGCAGCGATTATCGCACTTGCCAGCAGTCGTGGCGCGCTTTTTGCAGTTGTAGCATTCCCGATTGCGCTCCCGGTTTTGATTCCGGCAATCAACGGAACAAAGCTGGCATACGAAGGCGGGTTATTTGCAGACAGTTATTCAGATGTGCAAGTTTTGTTTTCATTTACCATTGTCATAATTACCGCTTCTGTGTTATTGTTTGAATTTATCTGGAATAAATAA
- a CDS encoding CcmD family protein: MTQPQEKVVGEDIYIVMIVTMIVWGGIFFYLMYLDRKVKNLEKRIEMDEETV, from the coding sequence ATGACTCAACCCCAGGAGAAAGTTGTTGGCGAAGATATTTATATCGTGATGATTGTTACAATGATTGTATGGGGCGGAATTTTTTTCTATTTGATGTATCTGGATAGAAAAGTAAAAAATTTGGAAAAAAGAATTGAAATGGATGAAGAAACCGTATAA
- the ccsA gene encoding cytochrome c biogenesis protein CcsA yields the protein MSLINKLGKVGLGIWMSGVIWAAFMYAPRAKALGETTRILFFHVPCAWIATLAFLVSAVYSVQYLRRNRVSDDIWSTSSAHLGLIFTILATVTGAIWADEIWGHPWNWDPRQTSIFILLLIYAAYFALRSAVEDDEKRARLAAVYSIIAFLTVPFFMYIVPRIYESLHPDPLINSEGKIKMSGRMREVFFASLFGFTFLYVWMLRLKAKLAIRENYIEKLTMNRAEG from the coding sequence ATGAGCCTCATCAATAAACTGGGGAAAGTTGGCTTAGGAATTTGGATGAGCGGCGTTATTTGGGCAGCTTTTATGTATGCACCGCGCGCCAAAGCACTCGGTGAAACTACCCGGATTTTGTTTTTTCACGTTCCCTGCGCATGGATTGCGACACTGGCATTTCTGGTTTCTGCTGTTTATAGTGTGCAATATTTGCGACGAAACCGGGTTTCGGATGATATCTGGAGCACTTCATCCGCGCACCTTGGCCTAATTTTTACCATTTTGGCAACGGTTACCGGCGCCATTTGGGCAGACGAAATTTGGGGACACCCATGGAATTGGGACCCGCGCCAAACGTCAATTTTCATTTTATTATTGATTTATGCGGCATATTTCGCATTGCGTTCTGCTGTTGAGGACGATGAAAAACGTGCCCGTCTCGCCGCAGTCTATTCGATCATTGCATTTCTGACGGTGCCGTTTTTTATGTATATCGTGCCACGAATTTACGAATCGCTTCATCCGGATCCACTGATCAATTCCGAGGGTAAAATCAAAATGAGCGGACGCATGCGCGAAGTTTTCTTTGCGTCATTGTTTGGATTCACGTTTTTATACGTCTGGATGTTGCGGTTAAAGGCGAAACTGGCCATCCGTGAAAATTACATCGAAAAATTAACTATGAACCGAGCAGAAGGATAA
- a CDS encoding TonB-dependent receptor produces MAFFVRLLKRFWVFLLLMNIGVLAQPGIITGYVKDATSGETLIMANVYIDGTQQGTTTNNSGYYTMPDVKPGEYTLVASYIGFLDFRKKITVAPGAALRIDIELKPAVVEGQTVTVEAEYTFEEEKQVGVLDMQPAQVRDLPAILEADLFRAIQLLPGIKASSDFSSGLYIRGGSQDQTLILLDRTTVYNPSHFFGFFSTFNPDAIKDVRIYKGGYPAEYGGRLGSVIDIFNRDGNRKEFQGRLSVGLLASRLNLEGPIPKGSVMFALRRSTLEPLLAALRNSIDDVPDAFYFYDLNGKINYDPNENNRLNFAFYAGTDNVEFPFAEDAEFNLNYGNRTFSTNWTHVFSKKLFSNFTLTASNYFSYPRFLINSTRFERDNTVSDYSVKGDFEYIPSGKFQFKTGFWAGALELAVRNRFDNEETLNETIDAKYGSAYVENQWKPSERMSVKTGLRGSYIDSGDFYRLEPRISAEYFYRMDMLFQVAYGRYYQYLTLITNEAFTGFDTWLTTDDGVPPAWGDQFVVALKTKPSETYNFDVELYYRNMRELFELDPRVQDPAGLDYNELFRFGKGYAYGAEFFLQKRKGKLNGFLGYTWGTSRRRFPEYNNDMYYPPKFDRIHDVNMVMNYQLSKKWRATVVFNYATGQAYTDVLGSYELNFPTSSNELDPFIVGGLNATRLPAYHRLDVGFTRNGKLFKLPYELQLQVINLYSRRNIWFYSYDLTENPIVREDVRMLPIIPNISFTIDF; encoded by the coding sequence ATGGCATTTTTTGTAAGATTGTTAAAACGATTTTGGGTATTTCTGTTGCTGATGAATATTGGGGTACTGGCGCAACCCGGGATTATTACCGGATATGTTAAAGATGCCACATCCGGCGAAACCCTGATTATGGCGAATGTATATATCGATGGAACTCAGCAAGGCACAACCACCAACAACAGCGGTTATTATACGATGCCCGATGTAAAACCGGGCGAGTACACTCTGGTTGCCAGCTATATTGGTTTTCTGGATTTCCGTAAAAAGATAACGGTAGCCCCGGGTGCCGCGTTACGGATAGATATTGAGCTGAAGCCTGCTGTTGTGGAAGGCCAAACCGTTACTGTTGAGGCTGAATATACTTTCGAGGAAGAAAAGCAGGTGGGTGTTCTGGACATGCAACCTGCTCAAGTGCGCGATTTACCGGCAATTCTGGAAGCAGATTTATTCCGGGCAATTCAACTGTTGCCGGGTATAAAAGCCAGCTCCGATTTTTCCAGCGGATTATATATTCGCGGCGGCAGCCAGGACCAAACACTGATATTATTGGATCGAACCACCGTTTACAATCCATCGCACTTTTTTGGATTTTTCTCAACATTTAATCCCGATGCGATAAAAGATGTGCGAATTTACAAAGGCGGGTATCCGGCAGAATATGGCGGAAGGCTTGGCTCAGTTATCGATATTTTCAATCGCGATGGCAACCGGAAAGAATTTCAGGGGCGACTGAGCGTTGGCTTGCTGGCATCGCGATTAAATCTGGAGGGACCGATTCCCAAAGGTTCGGTGATGTTTGCACTGCGCCGATCGACGCTGGAGCCGTTGCTCGCCGCGCTGCGCAACTCGATAGACGATGTGCCGGACGCCTTTTATTTTTACGATCTCAACGGGAAAATCAATTACGATCCCAACGAAAACAACCGGCTGAATTTCGCATTTTACGCCGGAACCGACAACGTTGAATTCCCCTTTGCGGAAGATGCGGAATTCAACCTGAATTACGGCAACCGCACATTCAGCACCAATTGGACACATGTGTTCTCAAAAAAACTGTTTTCGAACTTTACGCTAACTGCATCAAATTATTTTAGTTATCCGCGTTTTTTAATCAATTCAACGCGTTTTGAGCGAGACAATACGGTTAGCGATTATTCCGTAAAAGGTGATTTCGAATATATTCCTTCTGGTAAATTTCAATTTAAAACCGGATTTTGGGCCGGCGCATTGGAGCTTGCTGTTCGGAACAGGTTTGATAATGAGGAAACGCTCAATGAAACCATCGATGCCAAATATGGCTCCGCGTATGTGGAAAATCAGTGGAAACCGTCCGAACGAATGAGTGTGAAAACCGGGCTTCGCGGCAGCTACATCGACAGCGGCGATTTTTATCGATTGGAACCGCGCATTTCGGCAGAATATTTTTACCGCATGGACATGCTGTTTCAGGTCGCATACGGGCGATATTATCAATATTTAACGCTCATCACCAACGAAGCATTCACCGGATTTGACACATGGCTGACCACCGACGATGGCGTACCGCCGGCATGGGGCGATCAATTTGTGGTCGCGTTGAAAACGAAACCCAGCGAAACCTATAATTTTGATGTCGAGCTTTATTACCGCAACATGCGGGAACTATTCGAACTCGATCCGCGTGTGCAAGACCCCGCCGGATTGGATTACAACGAACTCTTTCGTTTTGGAAAAGGCTATGCGTACGGGGCGGAATTTTTCCTGCAAAAGCGTAAAGGCAAGCTCAACGGATTTTTAGGATACACATGGGGAACCAGCCGCCGCCGCTTCCCGGAATACAATAATGATATGTATTATCCCCCAAAATTTGACCGGATTCACGATGTAAATATGGTGATGAATTATCAATTGTCAAAAAAATGGCGGGCAACAGTCGTATTTAATTACGCAACAGGGCAGGCTTACACAGATGTGCTGGGCAGCTACGAACTCAATTTCCCGACATCATCGAATGAACTGGACCCGTTCATTGTCGGCGGATTGAACGCCACGCGATTGCCAGCGTATCACCGACTAGATGTCGGGTTTACCCGAAACGGGAAGCTCTTTAAATTACCGTATGAATTGCAATTACAGGTTATCAATTTGTATTCGAGACGCAATATCTGGTTCTATTCTTACGACCTTACAGAAAACCCGATCGTGCGCGAAGACGTACGGATGTTGCCAATTATCCCCAACATTTCGTTCACTATCGATTTCTAA
- the lpxB gene encoding lipid-A-disaccharide synthase produces the protein MTKILIIAGEASGDKHAADLILELQKIHPEIEFTGIGGDDMQRTGAHLIYHIRQLAVLGITEIIKHLPFIRQVQRDIVSEMKKGVDATILVDYPGFNLRIAKLAHEAGIPVIYYISPQLWAWGEKRVEKVRKYIDLLLVLFRFEVDFYANHGINAEFVGHPLVDQVQISQSETDFRNQNAIEPGQQILGLFPGSREMEVRKLLPVMVAVASKIRDQFGAIPVIGKASQLPDELYHEVIKSNDIKIVEGKSHQLMRYSYATMVASGTATLEMGFLQTPMVVLYEVSPITYWLGRFLVKIDKIALANIVAGEKVVPEFIQKEITTDAVSAAIARYFTDQKYYDDVKSRLSIIKDALGEPGASLRAAKQISMFLKKDLNK, from the coding sequence ATGACAAAAATTTTGATCATTGCAGGCGAAGCCTCTGGGGATAAACACGCGGCAGACCTGATTCTTGAATTACAAAAAATTCATCCGGAAATAGAATTTACCGGCATCGGCGGTGATGATATGCAACGTACCGGTGCACATTTGATTTATCACATTCGCCAGCTTGCGGTTCTCGGCATCACCGAAATTATCAAACATCTGCCGTTTATCCGGCAAGTTCAGCGTGATATTGTTTCGGAGATGAAAAAGGGAGTGGATGCCACTATTTTGGTGGATTATCCCGGTTTTAATTTGAGGATTGCCAAACTCGCCCATGAAGCTGGTATTCCGGTTATCTACTATATCAGTCCGCAACTGTGGGCGTGGGGCGAAAAACGGGTTGAGAAAGTACGGAAATACATTGATCTGCTGTTAGTGCTTTTTCGCTTCGAAGTTGATTTTTATGCCAATCACGGTATAAATGCGGAATTTGTCGGTCATCCGCTGGTCGATCAGGTGCAAATTTCCCAATCCGAAACCGATTTCCGAAATCAGAACGCTATCGAACCCGGACAACAAATTCTCGGTTTATTTCCCGGATCGCGGGAAATGGAAGTACGCAAACTGCTGCCGGTAATGGTTGCAGTTGCGTCCAAAATAAGGGATCAATTTGGCGCAATACCGGTAATCGGTAAAGCAAGCCAACTACCGGATGAGCTTTATCATGAAGTTATCAAATCAAATGATATCAAAATTGTAGAAGGTAAATCGCATCAATTGATGCGATATTCTTATGCTACAATGGTTGCCAGCGGCACAGCAACGCTGGAGATGGGTTTTCTCCAAACACCAATGGTTGTGCTTTATGAGGTATCGCCAATTACATATTGGTTGGGACGATTTTTGGTGAAAATTGATAAAATTGCATTGGCAAACATCGTTGCCGGTGAAAAGGTTGTTCCCGAATTCATCCAGAAAGAAATTACCACAGATGCCGTAAGCGCCGCTATTGCACGCTATTTTACTGACCAGAAATATTATGATGATGTAAAATCACGGTTAAGCATCATCAAAGATGCGCTCGGCGAGCCGGGCGCATCCCTCCGGGCTGCCAAACAAATTAGCATGTTTTTAAAAAAAGACCTGAACAAATAA